The Sorangiineae bacterium MSr11367 genome window below encodes:
- a CDS encoding single-stranded DNA-binding protein, producing the protein MSAIKCIFTGKLGRDAEIRTLPRGSTALSFPVATTKRWITAEGVRRTKTIWVRCSMFGHRVGALAEHLTRGTTVFVLDGELTLDRKDSDAGVKEYWGVVVRELSLGRRGAPRSSRPSADDQVEQIVEDTVAP; encoded by the coding sequence ATGTCTGCAATCAAGTGCATCTTCACCGGTAAGCTCGGTCGGGACGCGGAAATCCGCACCTTGCCCCGCGGCTCCACGGCGCTGTCATTTCCGGTCGCGACCACGAAGAGGTGGATTACCGCCGAGGGCGTCCGGCGCACGAAGACCATCTGGGTTCGATGCTCGATGTTTGGGCACCGCGTTGGGGCACTCGCGGAGCATCTTACGAGAGGGACGACGGTCTTCGTTCTCGATGGTGAGCTGACGCTCGATCGGAAAGACAGTGACGCCGGCGTGAAGGAGTACTGGGGCGTCGTGGTCCGCGAGCTCTCGCTTGGCCGTCGCGGTGCTCCTCGCTCGAGTCGGCCCTCGGCCGATGATCAAGTGGAGCAGATCGTTGAGGACACGGTCGCACCGTGA
- a CDS encoding ATP-binding protein — MKKQDRTNPNDPQERLRRLGLHGLLTRWAEIANEPWLERLLAIEEQERMKRSLERRIRTARIGAFKNMADFDWTWPKTIEREAVEELFGFGFADEGVNAILLGPNGVGKTMILRNLAHQAVLRGHTVCFTTASDMLADLADLASRDTSHALNRRLRRYTKPKILCVDEVGYLSYDNRYTDLFFEVVSRRYDGPVSIVLSTNKPFGEWSTVFLHAACVVTLVDRLLHRAEVLSIEGDSYRLKEAKDRTATARARRPRKRDTSPEHAHP, encoded by the coding sequence ATGAAAAAACAGGACCGCACCAACCCGAATGATCCCCAGGAGCGTCTGCGCCGACTCGGCCTTCACGGGCTTCTCACTCGCTGGGCCGAGATTGCCAACGAACCTTGGCTGGAACGTTTGCTTGCCATCGAAGAGCAGGAACGCATGAAGCGCAGCCTGGAACGCCGTATTCGTACTGCGCGAATCGGCGCCTTCAAAAACATGGCCGACTTCGATTGGACGTGGCCGAAAACCATCGAGCGCGAGGCCGTCGAAGAGCTCTTTGGTTTCGGCTTCGCCGACGAAGGCGTCAACGCCATCTTGTTGGGTCCCAATGGCGTCGGCAAGACGATGATCCTTCGGAACCTCGCCCACCAGGCCGTGCTGCGCGGTCACACCGTTTGCTTCACCACGGCCAGCGACATGCTCGCCGACCTCGCCGACCTCGCCTCCCGCGACACGTCGCACGCGCTCAATCGTCGTTTGCGCCGCTACACCAAGCCGAAAATCTTGTGCGTGGACGAAGTGGGATATCTCTCGTACGACAATCGTTACACCGACCTTTTCTTCGAGGTCGTGTCCCGGCGCTACGATGGTCCGGTCTCCATCGTCCTCAGTACCAACAAGCCTTTCGGCGAGTGGTCCACCGTCTTTCTGCATGCCGCATGCGTCGTCACCCTCGTCGACCGCCTTCTTCATCGCGCGGAGGTCCTCTCCATCGAGGGAGACAGCTACCGGCTGAAGGAAGCCAAAGACCGCACTGCCACCGCACGTGCGCGACGCCCTCGAAAACGCGACACCTCGCCGGAGCACGCCCACCCCTGA
- a CDS encoding YCF48-related protein, with translation MNNSISLRLAASLSSVVFASALVIACGSSDDGQGKSKLPVDGDGGKSDSGGGDKPPPGWSSVVGDVGTFVQTFDEENWQERSISARNLYGVGCMGNYIGWAVGSEGGVWYTVDAGKTWIDQSSGTTSALRTVRFFDTKHGVIAGDNGALSVTEDSGQHWRVVTDTPKITLRGAAAAKSGLFVVAGDGGTILRSLDSGATFTKSTIPGAGDLRGVAGDTDGAILLAADSTGHIFLSRDNGATFALEQNVGVPLNHITVSSHGDFAMAVGPGGKAFTRSADGTWHASNTGTTADLNASLIDSGEGYLTRRYWYVAGANGTLLGSEDRGATWTKVPLKTTATLYGLEDL, from the coding sequence ATGAACAACAGCATCTCCCTTCGGTTGGCTGCTTCGTTGTCGTCGGTTGTCTTCGCCTCTGCCCTCGTGATCGCATGCGGAAGCAGCGATGACGGCCAAGGCAAGTCGAAGCTGCCCGTCGATGGCGATGGTGGAAAGAGCGACAGTGGTGGTGGCGACAAGCCGCCGCCGGGCTGGTCGTCGGTGGTCGGCGACGTCGGCACCTTCGTGCAGACGTTCGACGAAGAAAACTGGCAGGAGCGCTCGATCAGCGCCCGCAATCTGTACGGCGTCGGCTGCATGGGGAACTACATCGGGTGGGCCGTCGGCAGCGAGGGCGGCGTTTGGTACACCGTCGATGCCGGTAAGACCTGGATCGATCAGAGCTCGGGAACGACGTCCGCGCTGCGCACCGTGCGCTTCTTCGATACGAAGCACGGCGTCATCGCCGGCGACAATGGCGCGCTCTCCGTGACGGAAGACAGCGGCCAACATTGGCGCGTGGTGACGGATACGCCCAAGATCACGCTGCGTGGCGCCGCCGCCGCGAAGAGCGGTCTCTTCGTCGTGGCAGGCGATGGCGGCACGATCCTTCGCTCGCTCGACTCCGGCGCGACGTTCACCAAGAGCACCATCCCCGGCGCCGGTGACTTGCGTGGTGTCGCGGGCGACACCGATGGTGCGATCCTTCTCGCCGCGGACTCGACGGGACACATCTTCCTCAGCCGCGACAACGGCGCGACGTTCGCGCTCGAGCAGAACGTCGGAGTGCCGCTGAACCACATCACGGTCAGCAGCCACGGCGACTTCGCCATGGCCGTCGGCCCGGGCGGCAAGGCGTTCACGCGCAGCGCCGATGGCACCTGGCACGCGTCCAACACCGGAACGACGGCGGACCTGAATGCGTCCCTCATCGACTCGGGCGAGGGCTACCTCACCCGCCGCTACTGGTACGTGGCCGGTGCGAACGGGACCTTGCTCGGCAGCGAGGACCGGGGCGCAACCTGGACCAAGGTGCCGCTCAAGACCACGGCGACGCTCTACGGGTTGGAGGACCTGTAG
- a CDS encoding ParB N-terminal domain-containing protein gives MGALHSELGIKPEWWWEATTNTAMPTGGSNDRFAIPAHPAAKLFPMATDAELHELASDIRANGLRQPVVLIKEGGQLALLDGRNRMLACELAGIAPTYLIWQGLDPIAYVVSANLKRRQLTPNQRASLATQIAELYEEAAKRRSEPRPDQNNTSRIRGHGQITRFAKSSTNELLVAPAPSTSLVHSTARDSVSTEHTVASHGEDAMPREVSDGT, from the coding sequence ATGGGAGCTCTACACTCCGAGCTGGGGATCAAGCCCGAATGGTGGTGGGAGGCGACGACCAATACGGCCATGCCGACAGGCGGCAGCAACGATCGCTTCGCGATACCCGCGCATCCAGCAGCGAAGCTATTTCCCATGGCGACCGACGCCGAGCTTCACGAACTCGCCAGCGATATTCGGGCAAACGGTCTTCGTCAGCCGGTCGTCCTCATCAAGGAAGGAGGACAACTCGCGCTCCTCGACGGGCGCAATCGCATGCTTGCATGCGAACTCGCGGGTATCGCCCCGACCTATTTGATTTGGCAGGGGCTCGATCCGATCGCCTACGTCGTCTCCGCGAATCTCAAACGTCGACAGTTGACTCCGAATCAGCGCGCGAGCCTCGCGACCCAGATTGCCGAGCTCTATGAAGAAGCAGCGAAACGGCGAAGCGAGCCTCGCCCGGACCAAAACAACACGTCGCGCATACGAGGCCACGGCCAGATCACGCGCTTTGCCAAATCCAGCACGAATGAATTGCTCGTCGCCCCCGCGCCATCGACATCGCTCGTGCACTCGACCGCACGCGACAGCGTGAGCACTGAGCACACCGTCGCTTCGCACGGAGAGGACGCAATGCCGAGGGAGGTGTCCGATGGAACCTGA
- a CDS encoding M28 family peptidase has protein sequence MMRIAVLLLFVVGYVALQLRLPASLPDSAPPRSFSADRAVGTLRRILGPGERPHPMGSDANASVAGRIVAELRESGYAPEVVEGTACGADATCGRPRNILVRGDDRQPRILLAAHYDSVPAGPGASDDGAGVATLLELARAIAAGAQVTARPWFLFTDGEEAGLLGAALFAQGQEREKLVPRFDFLLNADARGTGGPVFLFQSNPDSARAVHWYAQASRHPNTSSLLQAIAERLPNDTDFTVLDRDGAPGLNFAFIGHPLRYHTTADRVDHMDTRSVQQLGEQIFDLLSTPPPSGPDGRLVYFDVLGLAVARWGEGFNAFLAVAAFLACAAASVRLRPSRRAFVHAALACGAIPLAGLAAWPLMLLHPTPWAAAPLAFQCAALSLGVLVGVLASTPTPSNDAWAGTWTMLAALGIVLHLVLPGASFLLIVPSLVAGVAMLVGPAQAPALGGFVAALVLCEPALAIYDGLGREGLCALAMLAALATVASLPPWRPTPRAALFPAAALVVATLVAWRTPRITASDPAGVWRIARSHHATWMLGALSEAFVPPGATKLPRLEPPLPWQEFAVYTDTGTPVGAASEPGAVLRVEQDRLVIAASARPSRLALSLWLPRGVTLEMDGRAVDPSPEAGSLRATWVGGSAATFTVTGPEAPRTVVAELLACHDEPACSDPPPLPPGTAEFQMGTVLEVVYRSSNP, from the coding sequence ATGATGCGTATCGCGGTCTTGCTTCTTTTCGTAGTGGGATATGTCGCCTTGCAATTGCGGTTGCCGGCAAGCCTTCCGGACTCCGCGCCGCCGCGAAGCTTCTCCGCAGATCGGGCGGTGGGCACATTGCGACGTATCCTGGGACCGGGCGAGCGACCGCATCCCATGGGCAGCGATGCGAACGCCTCGGTGGCCGGGCGCATCGTCGCGGAGCTTCGAGAGAGTGGCTACGCGCCGGAAGTGGTGGAGGGCACGGCGTGTGGGGCCGACGCCACCTGCGGGAGGCCGCGCAACATCTTGGTGCGCGGCGACGATCGACAGCCGCGCATTCTCTTGGCCGCGCATTATGATTCGGTGCCGGCGGGGCCCGGTGCGTCCGACGACGGTGCGGGCGTCGCGACCTTGCTCGAGCTCGCACGCGCGATCGCCGCCGGAGCGCAGGTCACCGCGCGCCCCTGGTTTCTCTTCACCGACGGAGAAGAGGCGGGGCTTTTGGGGGCGGCGTTGTTCGCGCAAGGGCAAGAACGAGAGAAGCTCGTCCCCCGTTTCGACTTCCTACTCAACGCCGATGCGCGCGGTACGGGCGGCCCGGTGTTCCTCTTTCAGAGCAATCCCGACTCGGCCCGCGCCGTTCATTGGTATGCGCAGGCGAGCCGGCACCCGAACACGAGCTCGCTGTTGCAGGCCATCGCCGAACGGCTGCCCAACGACACGGACTTCACCGTGCTCGATCGCGATGGCGCGCCGGGGCTCAACTTCGCATTCATCGGGCACCCGCTGCGGTACCACACGACCGCGGATCGCGTCGATCACATGGACACGCGCTCCGTGCAGCAGCTCGGCGAACAAATTTTCGATTTGTTGTCGACCCCGCCGCCCTCGGGGCCGGACGGCCGCCTGGTCTACTTCGATGTACTCGGCCTCGCCGTTGCGCGTTGGGGGGAGGGCTTCAACGCGTTCCTCGCGGTGGCCGCCTTTCTCGCGTGCGCCGCCGCGTCGGTGCGGCTCCGCCCTTCGCGTCGCGCCTTCGTGCACGCGGCCCTCGCATGCGGGGCGATTCCGCTTGCGGGCCTCGCGGCGTGGCCCCTGATGCTGTTGCACCCCACGCCATGGGCCGCCGCGCCCCTCGCGTTCCAATGCGCCGCACTTTCGCTGGGCGTGCTCGTGGGCGTTCTCGCCTCCACGCCGACGCCGTCGAACGATGCGTGGGCCGGCACGTGGACCATGCTCGCTGCCCTCGGCATCGTGCTCCACCTCGTGCTTCCGGGCGCGAGCTTCCTCCTCATCGTGCCGTCGCTCGTTGCCGGCGTGGCCATGCTCGTGGGGCCCGCGCAGGCTCCCGCGCTCGGCGGTTTCGTTGCGGCGTTGGTTCTCTGCGAACCCGCCCTGGCCATCTACGATGGGCTCGGAAGGGAAGGCTTGTGCGCCCTCGCCATGCTCGCGGCCCTCGCGACCGTGGCGTCGCTTCCACCGTGGCGGCCTACCCCGCGTGCAGCCCTTTTTCCCGCCGCCGCGTTGGTCGTGGCCACGCTGGTCGCCTGGCGAACGCCCCGCATCACCGCGTCCGATCCGGCCGGCGTGTGGCGCATCGCGCGCTCGCACCACGCCACATGGATGCTCGGTGCCCTCTCGGAGGCCTTCGTTCCGCCCGGTGCCACGAAGCTACCACGCCTGGAGCCGCCGCTCCCCTGGCAGGAGTTCGCCGTCTACACGGACACCGGCACGCCCGTCGGTGCTGCATCGGAACCTGGCGCCGTGCTCCGCGTCGAGCAAGACCGCCTCGTCATCGCCGCCAGCGCGCGTCCATCGCGCCTCGCGCTTTCCCTTTGGCTCCCGAGGGGCGTCACACTCGAGATGGACGGACGCGCCGTCGATCCGTCGCCCGAAGCCGGCTCGCTGCGGGCCACCTGGGTCGGTGGCTCGGCGGCGACCTTCACGGTGACCGGGCCAGAAGCGCCACGCACGGTGGTCGCGGAGCTTCTCGCCTGCCATGACGAGCCCGCCTGCTCGGACCCGCCGCCCCTGCCTCCAGGGACGGCGGAGTTCCAAATGGGGACCGTCCTCGAGGTCGTCTACAGGTCCTCCAACCCGTAG
- a CDS encoding ATP-binding protein: MIGPTGSGKTFTGLEILGQLIEPGQLVAVIDTERESAYVYKRLVGVPFKWVNLTVHHPEMYVAAIQAAENDGRFGGLLVDSMSHAWAGNSGALELVDQVSARSQSQNNFFAWRQVTPFHNALVNKLVACKLHLVVTMRSKMDYVVEEYYEGGKKKTNVRKIGLQPVQRDGLEYEFDVVGDMHPENNRLVISKTRCHALAGKHFVRNGVAPGKIIRGWLEDLARASPAGVPPAVDDPRPVAAVEPAALALCEQYIAQVCQATAENIMAIVREAKAALGGDKALLARFHAAYSHRYAALAQQPQVAAS; the protein is encoded by the coding sequence TTGATTGGGCCGACCGGATCCGGAAAAACCTTCACCGGGCTCGAAATCCTCGGGCAGCTCATCGAGCCCGGGCAACTCGTGGCCGTCATCGATACGGAACGGGAATCCGCTTACGTTTACAAGCGGCTGGTCGGTGTTCCTTTCAAATGGGTGAATCTCACCGTGCATCACCCGGAGATGTACGTCGCGGCCATCCAAGCCGCGGAGAACGATGGTCGGTTCGGCGGGCTCCTTGTGGACTCGATGAGTCACGCCTGGGCGGGGAACAGCGGCGCGCTCGAGCTGGTGGACCAGGTGAGTGCCCGAAGTCAGTCGCAGAACAACTTCTTCGCGTGGAGGCAGGTGACACCATTTCACAACGCGTTGGTGAACAAACTCGTCGCCTGCAAGCTGCACCTCGTCGTCACCATGCGCTCGAAAATGGACTACGTGGTCGAGGAGTACTACGAGGGCGGAAAGAAGAAGACGAATGTCCGAAAGATCGGGTTGCAGCCGGTGCAACGCGATGGTCTCGAATACGAATTCGACGTCGTCGGAGATATGCATCCCGAGAACAATCGCCTGGTGATCAGCAAGACTCGCTGCCACGCGCTCGCGGGAAAACACTTCGTAAGGAATGGCGTCGCGCCCGGCAAGATCATCCGCGGGTGGCTCGAAGACCTCGCGCGCGCGTCTCCCGCTGGCGTCCCGCCGGCGGTGGATGACCCGCGGCCGGTGGCTGCAGTCGAGCCTGCAGCCCTTGCACTTTGCGAGCAATACATCGCTCAGGTTTGCCAAGCGACGGCCGAGAACATCATGGCCATCGTGCGCGAAGCGAAGGCGGCTCTCGGAGGCGACAAGGCCCTCCTCGCTCGGTTTCATGCCGCTTACAGCCATCGGTACGCGGCTCTCGCGCAGCAACCGCAGGTCGCTGCATCATGA
- a CDS encoding helix-turn-helix domain-containing protein, protein MSDQQHEQGDGLSADALEVLGHEEIARGHARLAQAKRIRADESAGVNDTLIDKDNCKALRLTPRSFEDNAHRGAFPAFKSGGRLVAYRADVDRWIRSRKVTVRSALPLEDDVGEAYESTIDRMRGGAR, encoded by the coding sequence GTGAGCGACCAGCAACATGAGCAGGGCGACGGCCTCTCCGCGGATGCACTCGAGGTCCTTGGTCACGAGGAGATCGCTCGGGGGCATGCACGCCTCGCACAGGCGAAGCGCATTCGCGCCGATGAGTCGGCTGGTGTCAATGACACACTCATCGACAAAGATAATTGCAAAGCCCTCCGGCTCACACCGCGCTCTTTCGAGGATAACGCGCATAGGGGCGCGTTTCCTGCGTTCAAATCCGGCGGCCGGCTCGTGGCATACCGCGCGGATGTCGATCGGTGGATTCGCTCGCGAAAGGTGACGGTGCGGAGCGCCTTGCCGCTTGAGGACGACGTTGGCGAAGCTTACGAATCCACCATCGACCGCATGCGTGGCGGCGCCCGTTAG
- a CDS encoding response regulator transcription factor has protein sequence MLVDDDESPAALIRSYLGEHGFHVELVTRGDLAVDRIREENPDVVLLELGLSGCDGLSVCRELRYGYRGIIVMMTARVTEIDEVLGLEVGADDYVSKPIRPRALVARLRAHLRRTGGRKPPSSEREWIAVGDLCIDPARRSVIYRGAVIPVSCSEYELLEILAKRAGEVVPREDLLGAVRGIRYDGLNRSIDLRISRLRRKLGDDPDRPTLIVSVRGVGYMLAASHRSDDAKAGDGS, from the coding sequence ATGCTCGTCGACGACGATGAGAGCCCGGCTGCCCTCATTCGCTCGTACCTCGGCGAGCACGGATTCCATGTGGAGCTCGTGACACGAGGTGATCTCGCAGTCGACCGCATTCGGGAGGAAAACCCCGATGTGGTGCTCCTCGAACTCGGGCTGTCCGGCTGCGATGGCCTTTCCGTTTGTCGGGAGCTCCGATACGGCTACCGTGGCATCATCGTCATGATGACTGCACGAGTCACTGAGATCGACGAAGTGTTGGGCCTGGAAGTCGGTGCCGACGATTATGTGTCCAAACCGATTCGCCCGCGCGCGCTGGTCGCCCGCTTGCGTGCTCATCTGCGACGGACGGGCGGACGGAAGCCTCCGAGCAGCGAGCGCGAATGGATCGCGGTTGGCGACTTGTGCATCGACCCGGCGCGCCGATCGGTGATTTATCGCGGTGCGGTGATACCGGTGTCGTGCTCGGAATACGAACTGCTCGAGATTCTCGCAAAAAGGGCGGGGGAGGTCGTCCCGCGCGAAGACCTTTTGGGCGCCGTGCGAGGCATTCGCTACGATGGTTTGAATCGATCCATCGATTTGCGTATTTCGCGTCTGCGCCGCAAGTTGGGAGACGATCCGGATCGGCCGACGCTCATCGTCTCCGTGCGCGGTGTGGGCTACATGCTGGCGGCAAGCCACCGATCGGACGACGCGAAAGCGGGCGATGGTAGCTAA
- the istA gene encoding IS21 family transposase, producing MTDTYRYQFGAAPCQRGYGGAQDHFRKMMMRFRPRAPAEAYLRLRTLPGEEGQVDWAHFGKVQVGAATRPLFCFVMVLSWSRQIFLRFFFSAHMASFVRGHVEAFNFYGGNPRKLLYDNLKSAVLERAGDTIRFHPRLLEMAAHYRFLPQPVAPARGNEKGRVERAIRYVRENFFAARKYKDIEDLNLQARDWMLGIAADRRCPGDRTRTVREAFAEEKASLIPVAENPFPADELISVEVGKTPYVRFDLNDYSVPHTHVRRPRIPSASSTATTSWQPTLALTIGARRSSAPITSTPSWPRSRRPRRGASSIICITPFLTRAPC from the coding sequence ATGACGGATACATATCGATACCAATTCGGGGCGGCACCGTGTCAACGCGGATATGGCGGCGCACAGGACCACTTTCGCAAGATGATGATGCGCTTCCGGCCTCGCGCGCCGGCCGAGGCGTATCTTCGTCTGCGCACGCTCCCCGGTGAAGAAGGCCAGGTCGATTGGGCTCATTTCGGCAAAGTGCAGGTAGGTGCCGCAACACGGCCGCTTTTCTGCTTCGTGATGGTGCTGTCGTGGTCGCGGCAAATCTTTCTCCGATTCTTCTTCAGCGCCCACATGGCGAGCTTCGTCCGCGGGCACGTGGAAGCTTTCAATTTTTACGGTGGTAATCCGAGAAAGTTACTTTACGATAATTTGAAAAGTGCCGTATTGGAGCGCGCGGGCGACACGATTCGCTTCCACCCGAGGCTCCTCGAGATGGCGGCGCACTATCGGTTTTTGCCACAACCCGTGGCCCCCGCCCGAGGCAACGAAAAAGGTCGCGTCGAGCGAGCCATTCGCTACGTCCGCGAAAACTTCTTCGCGGCCCGAAAGTACAAGGACATCGAGGACCTCAACCTCCAAGCACGCGATTGGATGCTGGGCATCGCCGCGGACAGACGCTGCCCGGGCGATCGCACCCGCACCGTGCGCGAGGCCTTCGCCGAAGAGAAGGCCTCGCTCATTCCGGTCGCCGAAAATCCTTTCCCCGCCGACGAGCTCATCTCCGTCGAAGTCGGGAAAACTCCGTACGTCCGCTTCGACCTTAACGACTATTCCGTGCCGCACACGCACGTCCGGCGACCGCGGATACCGTCCGCATCCTCGACGGCAACCACGTCCTGGCAACCCACGCTCGCTCTTACGATCGGGGCGCGCAGGTCGAGCGCGCCGATCACGTCGACGCCCTCGTGGCCGAGAAGCAGAAGGCCAAGAAGGGGCGCGTCGTCGATCATCTGCATCACGCCGTTCCTCACTCGCGCGCCCTGTTGA
- a CDS encoding DUF1428 domain-containing protein → MIAVPTGNKVKFIEQPRKCDSVFLEYGATRLLEWGDDVPDGKVADLRRAVRVKEDETVVFSWIKWPDKTTRDTGMARVMQDPRLSPENKPIPFDGKPLIFGRFAPIVELKARRASIQPGVHHE, encoded by the coding sequence GTGATTGCTGTGCCCACCGGCAATAAAGTCAAGTTCATTGAACAGCCTCGGAAGTGCGATTCGGTATTCCTCGAATACGGCGCCACCCGACTCCTCGAGTGGGGCGACGACGTGCCGGACGGCAAGGTCGCCGATTTACGCCGCGCTGTGCGGGTCAAGGAGGACGAGACCGTCGTGTTCTCGTGGATCAAATGGCCCGATAAGACTACCCGCGACACCGGCATGGCCAGGGTGATGCAGGACCCGCGCCTATCTCCGGAGAACAAACCGATACCATTCGACGGCAAACCGTTAATCTTCGGGCGTTTCGCCCCGATCGTCGAATTGAAAGCGCGTCGAGCATCCATTCAACCGGGAGTTCACCATGAGTGA
- a CDS encoding zinc-ribbon domain-containing protein: MQSEHPCPFCNGRKLSVTNCLQATYPKIAAQWHPAKNAPVTAADILPGAARKFWWRCTFGHEWRVGVYNRTAVGSGCPQCSLSAPGNARPAAPKRFEPLIRGYNDGVPRNNPSAPSKFVADFPHLVAQWVRDLNFPDTPGSVGAGSDKRIWWKCPVGSDHLWQATPWKRAAAEQGCPYCSGKRVSYTNSLAKNFPAVAEQWHPTKNGELTPDDVVATSCRTVWWRCPQAPDHVWQTKVEDRTRKSYGCPFCWGRRLCVSNSLARVAPKIAAWWHPTKNGQITPKGVTAHSQTKRWWKCPEGVDHVWQASVAQRIRHPKCPMCKMILPSKTTTLKATAPTFARYWHPTKNAPLKPSDVSAASSKRVWWKCPKGADHEWCCSVAARIKAKNHCPYCAGRKLSVTNSLETTHPRLASEWHPKKNAPTTPRNILPGTARKFWWKCASDHEWPASPANRTLRGSGCPVCARRTHPPARRL, translated from the coding sequence ATGCAGAGTGAACATCCCTGTCCATTTTGCAATGGCCGGAAACTCTCCGTCACCAATTGCCTCCAAGCGACGTACCCGAAAATAGCCGCGCAATGGCATCCCGCGAAGAATGCGCCCGTCACGGCGGCCGACATTTTACCCGGTGCAGCACGCAAATTCTGGTGGAGATGCACATTCGGCCACGAGTGGCGCGTCGGCGTCTACAACCGCACGGCCGTCGGGAGCGGCTGCCCCCAATGCTCCTTGTCGGCCCCCGGGAACGCGCGCCCAGCCGCTCCGAAGCGCTTCGAACCGCTCATCCGCGGTTACAACGACGGAGTGCCTCGGAATAACCCCAGCGCTCCGTCGAAGTTCGTTGCGGATTTCCCGCACCTCGTCGCCCAATGGGTCCGCGATCTCAATTTTCCCGACACCCCCGGGAGCGTCGGGGCGGGGTCGGATAAGAGGATCTGGTGGAAGTGCCCTGTCGGAAGTGATCATCTATGGCAGGCCACGCCTTGGAAGCGCGCGGCAGCGGAACAGGGTTGTCCGTATTGCTCCGGCAAGCGCGTTTCCTATACGAACTCTTTGGCCAAGAATTTTCCTGCCGTTGCCGAGCAATGGCACCCGACGAAGAATGGCGAGCTCACGCCGGACGACGTGGTGGCGACATCCTGTCGTACCGTCTGGTGGCGGTGCCCCCAGGCCCCGGACCACGTGTGGCAAACCAAGGTCGAGGATCGCACCCGCAAGAGCTACGGTTGTCCCTTTTGCTGGGGGCGTCGGCTCTGCGTGAGCAACTCGCTCGCCCGCGTCGCGCCCAAGATTGCCGCATGGTGGCATCCCACAAAAAACGGCCAGATCACGCCCAAAGGTGTCACCGCGCACTCGCAAACGAAGCGCTGGTGGAAGTGTCCCGAAGGAGTCGACCACGTGTGGCAGGCATCGGTCGCACAGCGAATCCGTCATCCGAAGTGCCCAATGTGCAAGATGATTCTTCCGTCGAAAACCACGACGCTCAAGGCGACGGCACCGACGTTTGCACGTTACTGGCACCCGACGAAAAACGCCCCGCTCAAACCGAGCGATGTTTCCGCGGCCAGCAGTAAGCGTGTTTGGTGGAAATGCCCCAAAGGCGCCGACCATGAATGGTGCTGCTCCGTAGCCGCGCGCATCAAGGCCAAGAACCATTGTCCATACTGCGCCGGGCGCAAGCTCTCGGTCACGAATTCGCTCGAGACTACCCATCCTCGCTTGGCGTCGGAATGGCACCCGAAGAAGAATGCACCGACCACACCACGGAATATCCTCCCGGGCACGGCCAGGAAATTCTGGTGGAAGTGTGCCTCGGACCACGAGTGGCCCGCGTCGCCCGCCAACCGAACCCTTCGCGGCAGCGGGTGCCCGGTCTGCGCACGCCGCACACATCCGCCGGCGCGACGGCTATGA
- a CDS encoding TetR/AcrR family transcriptional regulator, with protein sequence MPRSEEQRSRERERILSAALGIFAERRFAGSTTALIAKRARVSEATLASHFESKEALFAAVLAPAGLEMVTPSILRRFAATANLPWDDSVALLRTFFAHHAAFIGRHPKNVGPILREALLRPQTFLRALARPEGLYPRFVELVDDLRRRGELRRDLPPMTVLCMVLSVAWGYGFARAVLLPDAEWDDARQAWLFSSVLAEGFRGKGAPRRASSSRGAATKSTTGSKRRASDRPARGRRDAPSRKKVLAGKATAAKSASIDSDRRPPRARP encoded by the coding sequence ATGCCGCGCAGCGAAGAACAGCGATCTCGGGAGCGAGAACGGATCCTCTCGGCGGCGCTCGGCATTTTTGCCGAGAGGCGCTTCGCGGGATCCACGACGGCGCTCATCGCCAAACGGGCGCGCGTCTCGGAGGCCACGCTCGCAAGCCACTTCGAATCGAAGGAAGCTCTCTTCGCCGCCGTGCTTGCACCGGCGGGGCTCGAAATGGTCACACCGAGCATCCTTCGACGATTCGCAGCAACGGCGAACCTGCCGTGGGACGACTCGGTGGCGCTTCTCCGCACCTTCTTCGCCCATCACGCCGCGTTCATCGGCAGGCATCCCAAGAACGTGGGCCCCATCCTCCGAGAGGCGCTCCTGCGACCGCAAACCTTTCTGCGTGCACTTGCCCGGCCGGAGGGCCTCTACCCGCGCTTCGTGGAGCTCGTCGACGATCTCCGACGACGTGGCGAACTGCGTCGCGATCTGCCGCCGATGACCGTGCTCTGTATGGTCCTATCGGTCGCCTGGGGGTACGGCTTTGCACGAGCCGTCCTACTGCCCGACGCCGAATGGGACGATGCGCGTCAAGCATGGCTCTTCTCGAGTGTCCTTGCCGAGGGCTTTCGGGGAAAAGGCGCCCCGCGCCGTGCATCTTCATCCCGAGGCGCCGCCACGAAGAGCACCACCGGGAGCAAGCGACGCGCGAGCGATCGGCCGGCGCGAGGGCGGCGAGATGCGCCAAGCCGCAAAAAGGTCCTTGCGGGCAAGGCGACGGCGGCGAAAAGCGCGTCAATCGATTCCGACCGCCGCCCTCCCCGTGCGCGTCCATGA